In Aequorivita sp. H23M31, a single window of DNA contains:
- a CDS encoding NAD(P)-binding domain-containing protein yields MKKKLTKKKRIGIIGAGPSGLAQIRAFEALQNQGEDIPEIVCFEKQSNWGGMWNYSWRTGVGKYGEPTHGSMYKYLWSNGPKECLEFSDYSFDEHFKKPISSYPPRPVLFDYIQGRIKKSKARDYIRFDTTARWVSFDEKAKKFTVILDDLKIDKTYSEEFDYLVVASGHFSTPNMPYFKGIENFPGAVIHAHDFKGADQFKDQNLLLIGSSYSAEDIGVQCYKHGANSVTLSYRSNPIGVEWPEGIKELPLVTHFEDDKAFFKNGTTERFDAVIMCTGYQHKFPFLPDELRLKTKNNLYPDHLYKGIFFNKLPQLIYLGMQDQYYTFNMFDTQAWVARDYMIGRLQIPEEAERKLDIDKWLEANDKLETGFDDVDFQSEYIKDLLSISDYPHFNVDEVGEMFKSWLKDKEEDILTYRDKTYQSVVTGTMAAEHHTEWMDELDDSKERYLYEPEEEDILSETL; encoded by the coding sequence ATGAAGAAGAAATTGACGAAGAAGAAACGTATTGGTATTATTGGTGCGGGCCCAAGTGGACTTGCACAAATTAGAGCTTTCGAAGCGCTACAAAATCAGGGAGAGGATATTCCTGAAATTGTCTGTTTTGAAAAACAGAGCAATTGGGGTGGAATGTGGAACTATTCCTGGCGAACCGGAGTTGGAAAGTATGGCGAACCCACTCACGGAAGTATGTACAAATACCTCTGGTCCAACGGACCAAAAGAATGTTTGGAATTTTCGGATTACTCCTTTGATGAGCATTTTAAAAAACCTATTTCCTCCTATCCCCCTAGACCTGTATTATTCGATTATATACAGGGAAGAATCAAGAAAAGCAAGGCTCGAGATTATATTCGCTTCGACACTACTGCGCGTTGGGTAAGCTTTGATGAGAAAGCCAAAAAATTTACCGTCATTCTAGACGATCTAAAGATTGACAAAACATACTCGGAAGAATTTGATTACTTGGTGGTAGCATCAGGACATTTTTCCACTCCCAATATGCCTTATTTTAAGGGAATTGAAAACTTCCCCGGAGCAGTAATCCACGCGCACGATTTTAAAGGAGCAGACCAGTTTAAAGATCAAAATCTTCTGTTGATTGGCAGTAGTTATTCTGCAGAAGATATCGGCGTACAATGCTATAAACACGGCGCGAATTCGGTAACGTTGAGCTATAGAAGTAATCCCATTGGCGTAGAATGGCCAGAAGGAATAAAGGAATTGCCTTTGGTGACACATTTTGAGGATGACAAAGCTTTTTTTAAAAATGGTACTACCGAAAGATTCGATGCTGTTATAATGTGTACGGGCTACCAACATAAATTTCCGTTTTTACCAGATGAATTGAGACTAAAAACCAAAAACAACTTATATCCTGATCATCTTTATAAGGGTATATTTTTTAATAAGCTTCCTCAACTAATTTATCTTGGAATGCAGGATCAATATTACACCTTCAATATGTTTGACACCCAAGCTTGGGTTGCTAGGGACTATATGATTGGTCGTCTCCAAATACCTGAAGAAGCTGAACGAAAACTTGATATCGATAAATGGTTGGAGGCAAATGATAAATTGGAAACTGGATTTGATGATGTTGATTTTCAATCTGAATACATTAAGGACCTTTTATCCATATCAGATTATCCTCACTTCAATGTGGATGAAGTAGGAGAAATGTTTAAATCTTGGCTTAAGGATAAGGAAGAAGACATTCTTACATATCGTGATAAAACCTATCAAAGTGTTGTAACGGGTACAATGGCCGCAGAGCATCATACGGAATGGATGGACGAATTAGATGATAGTAAGGAACGTTATTTGTATGAGCCCGAGGAAGAAGATATTTTATCTGAAACTTTATAA
- a CDS encoding DUF2141 domain-containing protein, with translation MNYLFLFLTVFLFHSSSENKELTITISNIKNIEGELVLGLYNNGDRFLEAGEAYKTISRKVESSSEVIVIKNLPLGTYAVSLYHDKNSNGKCDRNFVGIPKEPYGFSNNFKPKFSAPKFEDCKFEFSSNQNLQISLVH, from the coding sequence ATGAATTACCTCTTCCTATTCTTAACCGTATTTTTGTTTCATTCGTCTTCTGAAAATAAGGAGCTTACAATCACCATTAGCAATATTAAAAATATCGAAGGTGAATTGGTACTAGGTCTTTATAATAATGGTGATCGTTTTTTAGAAGCCGGTGAAGCTTATAAAACGATCTCGAGAAAGGTTGAGAGTAGTTCTGAGGTAATTGTTATAAAGAATCTACCTCTGGGCACTTACGCTGTTTCTTTGTATCATGATAAGAATTCCAACGGAAAATGCGACCGAAATTTTGTTGGTATTCCAAAGGAGCCTTATGGATTCTCGAATAACTTTAAACCAAAATTTTCCGCTCCTAAATTTGAAGATTGCAAGTTCGAGTTCTCTTCCAATCAAAATCTGCAGATTTCTCTGGTTCACTAA
- a CDS encoding DsrE family protein, which translates to MFRVLSISIVLIGIGFNMNAQVWKTPTIEGYGRIMEFEDVAIKPDSTKEYKVLFHITSDKEREGVNASLWKMARLINLLEDSGVPKRNIHLVGVISGAATPITLSEESYFKKLHKSNPNLDLMKKLTDYKVIIHLCGQAAAKNDVDPKTDLNPYTKLTLSALIDIPTYQMQGYVVMF; encoded by the coding sequence ATGTTCCGTGTACTAAGTATTTCAATAGTTTTAATAGGAATAGGTTTCAATATGAATGCACAGGTATGGAAAACGCCCACAATTGAGGGATATGGTCGAATTATGGAGTTTGAAGATGTGGCAATAAAACCAGATTCTACAAAGGAATATAAGGTTTTGTTCCATATTACTTCAGATAAGGAAAGAGAAGGGGTAAATGCTTCTCTTTGGAAAATGGCGCGCCTTATTAACCTGTTGGAAGATAGTGGAGTGCCGAAGAGGAATATTCATTTAGTTGGTGTTATCAGCGGAGCTGCAACCCCGATTACTTTGAGTGAAGAATCTTATTTTAAAAAATTGCATAAATCCAATCCCAATTTGGATTTGATGAAAAAGCTCACGGATTATAAAGTAATAATCCATCTTTGTGGTCAAGCTGCCGCTAAGAATGATGTGGATCCCAAGACTGATCTAAACCCTTATACAAAGCTTACGCTTTCTGCATTAATCGATATTCCCACATACCAAATGCAGGGATATGTGGTTATGTTTTAA
- a CDS encoding NAD-dependent epimerase/dehydratase family protein: protein MKNIKPISVLLTGASGTVGYEVLKQLMDFPNVNLSVFDKKYPGSIKKLEPFGKRINLVYGDITNSESIEKIAANQDYIIHLAAIIPPVADDFPETARLVNIEGTRNLVKQLEKSSPNCFFIYSSSISVYGDRLRDPYISVGDPLKPSPGDEYAVTKIEAEKIIENSSLDWTIFRLAAIMGGHKMSKLMFHQPLDTSLEIATPQDTARAFVNAIFKREQLSKRIFNLGGGESCRIDYKGFLERSFEIFGLGKMDFPERAFAEQNFHCGFYKDGDDLENILHFRNHSLHHYFEIERKKFSPLKRFGASILRKPIKYYLSKQSEPLMALRKNDEKMKQQFFSK from the coding sequence TTGAAGAATATTAAACCAATTTCTGTTTTGTTAACCGGAGCTTCCGGCACGGTAGGTTACGAGGTATTAAAACAGTTGATGGATTTTCCGAATGTGAATCTTTCTGTTTTCGATAAGAAATATCCTGGTTCCATTAAGAAATTGGAACCTTTCGGAAAAAGAATAAACTTGGTGTATGGAGACATAACTAATTCTGAATCCATTGAGAAAATAGCCGCCAACCAAGATTATATAATCCACTTGGCGGCAATAATTCCACCGGTAGCTGATGATTTTCCTGAAACTGCACGCTTAGTAAATATTGAGGGTACGCGGAATTTGGTGAAACAATTGGAAAAAAGTTCTCCTAACTGTTTTTTTATCTATAGTTCGTCTATTTCAGTTTATGGAGATAGGTTGAGGGATCCCTATATATCTGTTGGAGATCCGTTAAAACCAAGTCCGGGAGATGAGTATGCAGTTACTAAAATTGAAGCAGAGAAGATAATAGAAAACAGTTCATTGGATTGGACTATTTTTCGTTTGGCTGCGATTATGGGCGGACATAAAATGTCCAAATTAATGTTTCACCAACCTTTGGACACGTCTTTGGAGATTGCCACTCCCCAAGATACGGCAAGAGCTTTTGTCAATGCGATTTTTAAGCGGGAACAACTTTCAAAACGAATATTCAATCTCGGTGGTGGCGAATCTTGCCGGATAGATTATAAAGGTTTTTTAGAACGCTCGTTTGAAATTTTTGGGCTTGGCAAAATGGATTTTCCCGAGAGGGCTTTTGCAGAACAAAATTTTCATTGTGGGTTTTATAAGGATGGAGACGACCTGGAGAATATTCTTCATTTTAGAAATCATTCTTTGCATCATTATTTTGAAATTGAAAGAAAGAAATTTTCTCCTTTAAAAAGGTTTGGAGCATCCATTTTGCGAAAACCCATTAAATATTATCTTTCAAAACAATCTGAACCATTGATGGCCCTGCGAAAGAATGACGAGAAAATGAAACAACAATTTTTCTCTAAATAA
- a CDS encoding META domain-containing protein gives MKIHFIAFVLVAFALGSCTSTKNTVSTEPTGPMIDQNTPFVKIPTETFWKLETLEGKDVSSFKRDGQEVGFTMFADNKRISGYAGCNSFFGTYKMEPGNRISFSEIGATKMMCPDEDFNENDFLEVFGLADNYTLRGNRLELNVGRRAPLAVFVSTAIPLNPVVKKHWKLKTLDGKKVKMEKNQKDDIFFTLNPQDNTVTGFAGCNTFGGNYELKEDNKIYFSKIISTLMACPDLQFNEWEYLKVFENANTYRIRGKKLEILGSDNTPLAVFEEVD, from the coding sequence ATGAAAATTCATTTTATCGCTTTCGTTTTAGTAGCCTTTGCCCTTGGCAGCTGTACATCTACCAAAAATACCGTGTCAACTGAACCCACAGGACCCATGATTGATCAAAACACCCCATTTGTTAAGATTCCAACGGAAACTTTCTGGAAACTAGAAACTTTGGAAGGAAAGGACGTCTCTTCTTTTAAAAGAGATGGTCAGGAGGTTGGATTTACCATGTTTGCAGATAACAAGAGAATCTCTGGATATGCCGGATGCAATAGCTTTTTTGGAACTTACAAAATGGAGCCGGGAAATCGTATTAGTTTTTCAGAAATTGGTGCCACCAAAATGATGTGTCCAGACGAAGACTTTAATGAAAATGATTTTCTGGAAGTTTTTGGATTAGCCGATAACTACACGCTGAGAGGCAACAGATTGGAGTTAAATGTGGGAAGAAGAGCACCCTTGGCTGTTTTTGTAAGCACAGCTATTCCATTAAATCCCGTGGTTAAAAAACATTGGAAATTAAAAACCTTAGATGGTAAAAAGGTGAAAATGGAAAAAAATCAAAAGGACGATATTTTCTTCACGCTAAATCCACAAGATAATACAGTAACTGGCTTTGCGGGATGTAATACCTTTGGAGGGAATTATGAATTGAAAGAGGATAATAAAATCTATTTTTCAAAAATAATTTCCACCCTGATGGCTTGTCCCGATCTTCAATTTAATGAATGGGAATATTTAAAGGTTTTTGAAAATGCCAATACGTACCGTATTCGTGGCAAAAAACTCGAAATCTTGGGCAGTGACAACACGCCTTTAGCTGTATTTGAAGAGGTCGATTAG
- the uraH gene encoding hydroxyisourate hydrolase — MKAKQNLFLLFLIPLFAIGQTPKAAYQLSTHILDVSAGLPAAEVLIKLEKLNPQTKKWEFVSEKKTSENGRVNDFLPSENNNEGIYRFTFMVEDYFKGKNEETFYPFVEVAFKISGKEHYHVPITLSAYGYSTYRGS, encoded by the coding sequence ATGAAAGCAAAGCAAAATTTATTTCTCTTATTCCTGATTCCCCTATTTGCGATAGGCCAAACTCCAAAAGCAGCGTACCAATTATCTACCCATATTCTAGATGTTTCTGCTGGCTTGCCCGCGGCGGAAGTGTTGATAAAACTTGAGAAGTTAAATCCACAAACCAAAAAATGGGAGTTTGTTTCAGAAAAGAAGACTTCTGAAAATGGCCGGGTAAACGATTTTCTTCCTTCGGAAAACAACAATGAGGGAATCTACAGATTCACTTTTATGGTAGAAGATTATTTTAAAGGAAAAAACGAGGAAACTTTCTATCCTTTCGTTGAAGTTGCTTTTAAGATTTCGGGGAAAGAACATTACCACGTTCCCATCACATTATCTGCCTATGGATATTCAACGTATCGTGGCAGTTGA
- a CDS encoding cation:proton antiporter regulatory subunit, whose product MIAAITLFLVVALSALITKVATIALIHTGLSTQSAKFQSRSAYTGAGFTTSESEKIMNHPVRRKIIFTLMLVGNAGIVTVMSSLILTFVLPDTVSSKLYGLLIVIVGMSFLWWAIKSEWVDRGLSKIISRMLKKYANLDVLDYAAVLHLKDDYKVSEKRISEDDWMANKTLRELNLRHEGISILGIDRKGRDYIGSPTGSFDILPDDVVTIYGKAEVIKNIFSRKNDFKAAVSHEEFVKREDKRIEDQEERNDLDEKDL is encoded by the coding sequence ATGATAGCAGCAATAACATTGTTTTTGGTGGTAGCTCTTTCGGCATTGATTACAAAAGTGGCGACCATAGCTCTTATACATACGGGTTTATCTACTCAAAGCGCAAAATTTCAGTCCCGGTCCGCATACACGGGAGCAGGTTTTACAACCTCGGAGTCTGAAAAAATAATGAACCATCCCGTAAGGCGGAAAATAATCTTTACATTGATGCTGGTGGGAAACGCCGGAATTGTTACGGTTATGTCTTCCTTGATCCTGACTTTTGTTCTACCCGATACAGTTTCTTCAAAATTATATGGATTGCTTATAGTAATTGTAGGAATGAGTTTTCTATGGTGGGCCATAAAAAGTGAATGGGTAGATCGCGGACTTTCAAAGATTATAAGTAGGATGCTTAAAAAGTACGCAAATTTGGATGTTTTGGATTATGCCGCTGTTCTTCATTTAAAGGATGATTACAAGGTTAGCGAAAAAAGGATAAGCGAAGATGATTGGATGGCTAACAAAACCTTAAGAGAATTAAATTTACGCCACGAGGGAATATCCATATTAGGAATTGATAGGAAGGGTCGGGACTATATTGGTTCACCCACAGGAAGTTTTGACATTCTTCCGGACGATGTGGTGACGATTTACGGCAAGGCCGAGGTCATTAAAAATATTTTTTCCCGAAAAAATGATTTTAAGGCGGCCGTTTCCCATGAAGAGTTTGTAAAAAGAGAAGATAAGCGAATTGAAGATCAGGAAGAACGGAATGATTTGGATGAAAAGGATTTGTAA